A stretch of Aerococcaceae bacterium zg-252 DNA encodes these proteins:
- a CDS encoding helix-turn-helix transcriptional regulator, translating to MIQINLDVVMAKRKISSNALAEQIGITSANLSILKNNKAKAIRFSTLNALCKALDCQPGDLIEYIDNGEELVTYE from the coding sequence ATGATTCAAATAAACTTAGATGTCGTAATGGCAAAACGTAAAATCAGTTCAAATGCATTGGCAGAACAAATCGGAATTACATCAGCCAATCTATCAATTTTAAAAAATAATAAGGCAAAAGCAATCCGTTTTTCGACGCTGAATGCATTATGCAAAGCATTGGATTGCCAACCAGGTGATTTAATCGAATATATTGATAATGGAGAGGAGTTAGTCACTTATGAATAA